The proteins below come from a single Holdemania massiliensis genomic window:
- the spoIVB gene encoding SpoIVB peptidase, with amino-acid sequence MRRFLGLTAFLLTLTLLPIQAQEKTVILGGDTIAITVNYEGVYVSGMYDFEVNGETLSAAKEGTIQIGDRIIESNGRQVSSLEELFANLKTLQKERNQVPVTVIRNGQREAASLFVCYLASEKVFKTGLYVKDKIKGVGTMTYYDPATQTFAALGHEIAEEGQSRPADVTMGQIFEATVVSVRRSSSGNPGEKICQSDSLIPIGTVSKNTIYGLYGKVQTYPSTSISVPVASREEATVGPAEIYTVVQGTIPQRYSIQITEVRKQNGQAVKGIRFQVTDPALLNQTGGIIQGMSGSPILQNGKLIGAVTHMVTSQPESGYGIYIDWMLQEAQSE; translated from the coding sequence ATGAGAAGATTTCTGGGTTTAACGGCCTTCCTATTGACGTTAACGCTGTTGCCGATACAAGCTCAGGAGAAAACGGTGATTCTGGGCGGCGATACAATTGCGATCACAGTCAATTACGAAGGCGTTTATGTCAGTGGAATGTATGATTTTGAAGTCAATGGGGAAACGTTGTCCGCAGCGAAGGAAGGGACGATACAGATAGGGGACCGGATTATTGAATCCAATGGCAGGCAGGTTTCTTCTCTGGAAGAGTTATTTGCCAATTTGAAAACGCTGCAGAAAGAAAGAAATCAAGTTCCTGTCACTGTAATCCGTAACGGGCAGCGTGAGGCTGCTTCTTTGTTTGTCTGTTATTTGGCATCAGAGAAAGTATTTAAGACTGGATTGTACGTCAAAGATAAGATTAAAGGCGTCGGAACGATGACTTACTATGATCCGGCAACGCAGACCTTCGCGGCTTTGGGACATGAAATCGCTGAAGAAGGTCAAAGCCGTCCTGCGGACGTCACCATGGGACAGATCTTCGAAGCTACCGTCGTTTCAGTCCGCCGTTCCAGCTCCGGCAATCCGGGTGAAAAAATCTGTCAGTCGGATAGTTTAATTCCGATTGGGACGGTCAGCAAGAATACGATTTATGGTCTGTATGGCAAAGTCCAAACCTATCCTTCCACTTCCATCAGCGTGCCTGTAGCCTCGCGCGAGGAAGCCACGGTAGGGCCGGCAGAAATTTATACCGTGGTGCAGGGCACAATCCCGCAACGGTATTCCATTCAAATCACAGAAGTCCGAAAACAAAACGGTCAAGCCGTAAAAGGAATACGCTTTCAGGTTACGGATCCGGCTTTATTGAATCAAACCGGCGGTATTATTCAAGGAATGAGCGGCTCTCCAATTCTTCAAAACGGAAAACTGATCGGAGCGGTAACGCACAT